In Piliocolobus tephrosceles isolate RC106 chromosome 5, ASM277652v3, whole genome shotgun sequence, a single genomic region encodes these proteins:
- the LOC116418823 gene encoding uncharacterized protein LOC116418823, with protein sequence MIPVDDDDDDDDTNRSAAGAVETKQPARQPASASRELLLRGNLPPLPGAAAAGATPGPWAAAGQVRRARPRPRRGRLDAGWGGARPARGERGARIRLRPSPRGRVPTEETAGGRPRRRCRRGLPHAGAAASPAVLDRAGPPERAEERGRQTSGRAAPGPVRGVSLRAPRRPPSWHQLEGLRGGGRFWSARAGCTCSGSCPSVVVFSFLACHRGF encoded by the coding sequence GGTCGGCGGCTGGCGCGGTGGAGACAAAGCAGCCCGCCCGCCAGCCCGCTAGCGCCTCGCGCGAGCTCCTCCTCCGCGGGaacctccctcccctcccaggaGCCGCCGCAGCCGGAGCGACTCCCGGGCCCTGGGCCGCCGCGGGCCAGGTAAGGCGAGCGCGCCCGCGGCCGAGGAGGGGTCGGCTGGACGCCGGGTGGGGTGGGGCACGCCCGGCGCGCGGAGAGAGGGGTGCCCGCATCCGGCTGCGCCCGAGTCCCCGGGGGCGCGTCCCCACCGAGGAAACAGCCGGCGGCCGCCCCCGACGCCGCTGCCGCCGCGGCCTCCCCCACGCCGGGGCAGCCGCCAGCCCCGCAGTCCTGGACCGCGCCGGGCCGCCTGAGCGCGCCGAGGAGAGGGGGCGGCAAACTTCAGGCCGAGCGGCGCCGGGGCCGGTGCGCGGTGTCTCCCTCCGGGCACCGCGGAGGCCGCCGTCCTGGCACCAACTTGAGGGGCTGCGCGGCGGAGGGCGGTTCTGGAGCGCCCGCGCGGGCTGCACCTGCTCAGGGAGCTGCCcctctgttgttgttttttccttcttggcGTGCCATCGAGgcttttag